A single region of the Marmota flaviventris isolate mMarFla1 chromosome 10, mMarFla1.hap1, whole genome shotgun sequence genome encodes:
- the Pnrc2 gene encoding proline-rich nuclear receptor coactivator 2, producing the protein MGGGERYNIPAPQSRNGSKNQQQLNRQKTKDQNSQMKIVHKKKERGHGYNSSAAAWQAMQNGGKNKNFPSNPNWNASLSSPTLLFKSQVNQNYAGAKFSEPPSPSVLPKPPSHWVPVNFNPSDKEIMTFQLKTLLKVQV; encoded by the coding sequence ATGGGTGGTGGAGAGAGGTATAACATTCCAGCCCCTCAGTCTAGAAATGGTAGTAAGAACCAACAGCAGCTTAATAGACAGAAGACCAAGGATCAGAATTCCCAGATGAAAATTGttcataagaaaaaagaaagaggacatGGTTATAACTCATCAGCAGCTGCATGGCAGGCCATGCAAAATGGGGGGAAGAACAAAAATTTTCCAAGTAATCCAAATTGGAATGCTAGCTTATCAAGTCCCACCCTACTTTTTAAGTCTCAAGTTAATCAGAACTATGCTGGAGCCAAATTTAGTGAGCCACCATCACCAAGTGTTCTTCCTAAACCACCAAGCCACTGGGTTCCTGTGAACTTTAATCCTTCAGACAAGGAAATAATGACATTTCAACTTAAAACCTTACTTAAAGTCCAAgtataa
- the Srsf10 gene encoding serine/arginine-rich splicing factor 10 isoform X8, translating to MSRYLRPPNTSLFVRNVADDTRSEDLRREFGRYGPIVDVYVPLDFYTRRPRGFAYVQFEDVRDAEDALHNLDRKWICGRQIEIQFAQGDRKTPNQMKAKEGRNVYSSSRYDDYDRYRRSRSRSYERRRSRSRSFDYNYRRSYSPRKPNCSWNTQYSSAYYTSRKI from the exons ATGTCCCGCTACCTGCGCCCCCCCAATACGTCTCTGTTCGTCAGGAACGTGGCCGACGACACCAG GTCTGAAGATTTACGGCGTGAATTTGGTCGTTATGGTCCTATAGTCGATGTGTATGTTCCACTTGATTTCTACACTCGACGGCCAAGAGGATTTGCTTATGTTCA ATTTGAGGATGTTCGTGATGCTGAAGATGCTTTACATAATTTGGACAGAAAATGGATTTGTGGACGTCAAATCGAAATACAGTTTGCACAGGGAGATCGAAAGA CACCAAATCAAATGAAAGCCAAGGAAGGGAGGAATGTGTACAGTTCTTCGCGCTATGATGATTATGACAGATACAGACGTTCTAGAAGCCGAAGTTATGAAAGGAGGAGGTCAAGAAGTCGGTCTTTTGATTACAACTATAGAAGATCTTATAGTCCTAGAAA ACCAAACTGCAGCTGGAATACCCAGTACAGTTCTGCTTACTACACTTCAAGAAAGATCTGA
- the Srsf10 gene encoding serine/arginine-rich splicing factor 10 isoform X5 — translation MSRYLRPPNTSLFVRNVADDTRSEDLRREFGRYGPIVDVYVPLDFYTRRPRGFAYVQFEDVRDAEDALHNLDRKWICGRQIEIQFAQGDRKTPNQMKAKEGRNVYSSSRYDDYDRYRRSRSRSYERRRSRSRSFDYNYRRSYSPRNSRPTGRPRRSRSHSDNDRFKHRNRSFSRSKSNSRSRSKSQPKKEMKAKSRSRPNCSWNTQYSSAYYTSRKI, via the exons ATGTCCCGCTACCTGCGCCCCCCCAATACGTCTCTGTTCGTCAGGAACGTGGCCGACGACACCAG GTCTGAAGATTTACGGCGTGAATTTGGTCGTTATGGTCCTATAGTCGATGTGTATGTTCCACTTGATTTCTACACTCGACGGCCAAGAGGATTTGCTTATGTTCA ATTTGAGGATGTTCGTGATGCTGAAGATGCTTTACATAATTTGGACAGAAAATGGATTTGTGGACGTCAAATCGAAATACAGTTTGCACAGGGAGATCGAAAGA CACCAAATCAAATGAAAGCCAAGGAAGGGAGGAATGTGTACAGTTCTTCGCGCTATGATGATTATGACAGATACAGACGTTCTAGAAGCCGAAGTTATGAAAGGAGGAGGTCAAGAAGTCGGTCTTTTGATTACAACTATAGAAGATCTTATAGTCCTAGAAA CAGTAGACCGACTGGAAGACCACGGCGTAGCAGAAGCCATTCCGACAATGATAG ATTCAAACACCGAAATCGATCTTTTTCAAGATCTAAATCCAATTCAAGATCACGGTCCAAGTCCCAGcccaagaaagaaatgaaggctaAATCACGTTCTAG ACCAAACTGCAGCTGGAATACCCAGTACAGTTCTGCTTACTACACTTCAAGAAAGATCTGA
- the Srsf10 gene encoding serine/arginine-rich splicing factor 10 isoform X6 translates to MSRYLRPPNTSLFVRNVADDTRSEDLRREFGRYGPIVDVYVPLDFYTRRPRGFAYVQFEDVRDAEDALHNLDRKWICGRQIEIQFAQGDRKTPNQMKAKEGRNVYSSSRYDDYDRYRRSRSRSYERRRSRSRSFDYNYRRSYSPRNSRPTGRPRRSRSHSDNDRPNCSWNTQYSSAYYTSRKI, encoded by the exons ATGTCCCGCTACCTGCGCCCCCCCAATACGTCTCTGTTCGTCAGGAACGTGGCCGACGACACCAG GTCTGAAGATTTACGGCGTGAATTTGGTCGTTATGGTCCTATAGTCGATGTGTATGTTCCACTTGATTTCTACACTCGACGGCCAAGAGGATTTGCTTATGTTCA ATTTGAGGATGTTCGTGATGCTGAAGATGCTTTACATAATTTGGACAGAAAATGGATTTGTGGACGTCAAATCGAAATACAGTTTGCACAGGGAGATCGAAAGA CACCAAATCAAATGAAAGCCAAGGAAGGGAGGAATGTGTACAGTTCTTCGCGCTATGATGATTATGACAGATACAGACGTTCTAGAAGCCGAAGTTATGAAAGGAGGAGGTCAAGAAGTCGGTCTTTTGATTACAACTATAGAAGATCTTATAGTCCTAGAAA CAGTAGACCGACTGGAAGACCACGGCGTAGCAGAAGCCATTCCGACAATGATAG ACCAAACTGCAGCTGGAATACCCAGTACAGTTCTGCTTACTACACTTCAAGAAAGATCTGA
- the Srsf10 gene encoding serine/arginine-rich splicing factor 10 isoform X7, whose amino-acid sequence MSRYLRPPNTSLFVRNVADDTRSEDLRREFGRYGPIVDVYVPLDFYTRRPRGFAYVQFEDVRDAEDALHNLDRKWICGRQIEIQFAQGDRKTPNQMKAKEGRNVYSSSRYDDYDRYRRSRSRSYERRRSRSRSFDYNYRRSYSPRNRPTGRPRRSRSHSDNDRPNCSWNTQYSSAYYTSRKI is encoded by the exons ATGTCCCGCTACCTGCGCCCCCCCAATACGTCTCTGTTCGTCAGGAACGTGGCCGACGACACCAG GTCTGAAGATTTACGGCGTGAATTTGGTCGTTATGGTCCTATAGTCGATGTGTATGTTCCACTTGATTTCTACACTCGACGGCCAAGAGGATTTGCTTATGTTCA ATTTGAGGATGTTCGTGATGCTGAAGATGCTTTACATAATTTGGACAGAAAATGGATTTGTGGACGTCAAATCGAAATACAGTTTGCACAGGGAGATCGAAAGA CACCAAATCAAATGAAAGCCAAGGAAGGGAGGAATGTGTACAGTTCTTCGCGCTATGATGATTATGACAGATACAGACGTTCTAGAAGCCGAAGTTATGAAAGGAGGAGGTCAAGAAGTCGGTCTTTTGATTACAACTATAGAAGATCTTATAGTCCTAGAAA TAGACCGACTGGAAGACCACGGCGTAGCAGAAGCCATTCCGACAATGATAG ACCAAACTGCAGCTGGAATACCCAGTACAGTTCTGCTTACTACACTTCAAGAAAGATCTGA
- the Srsf10 gene encoding serine/arginine-rich splicing factor 10 isoform X2, producing the protein MMAKIKGVIPDDVRDAEDALHNLDRKWICGRQIEIQFAQGDRKTPNQMKAKEGRNVYSSSRYDDYDRYRRSRSRSYERRRSRSRSFDYNYRRSYSPRNRPTGRPRRSRSHSDNDRFKHRNRSFSRSKSNSRSRSKSQPKKEMKAKSRSRSASHTKTRGTSKTDSKTHYKSGSRYEKESRKKEPPRSKSQSRSQSRSRSKSRSRSWTSPKSSGH; encoded by the exons ATGATGGCCAAGATTAAAGGAGTCATACCTGAT GATGTTCGTGATGCTGAAGATGCTTTACATAATTTGGACAGAAAATGGATTTGTGGACGTCAAATCGAAATACAGTTTGCACAGGGAGATCGAAAGA CACCAAATCAAATGAAAGCCAAGGAAGGGAGGAATGTGTACAGTTCTTCGCGCTATGATGATTATGACAGATACAGACGTTCTAGAAGCCGAAGTTATGAAAGGAGGAGGTCAAGAAGTCGGTCTTTTGATTACAACTATAGAAGATCTTATAGTCCTAGAAA TAGACCGACTGGAAGACCACGGCGTAGCAGAAGCCATTCCGACAATGATAG ATTCAAACACCGAAATCGATCTTTTTCAAGATCTAAATCCAATTCAAGATCACGGTCCAAGTCCCAGcccaagaaagaaatgaaggctaAATCACGTTCTAGGTCTGCATCTCACACCAAAACTAGAGGCACTTCTAAAACAGATTCCAAAACACATTATAAGTCTGGCTCAAGATATGAAAAGGAATCAAGGAAAAAAGAACCACCTAGATCCAAATCTCAGTCAAGATCACAGTCTAGGTCTAGGTCAAAATCTAGATCAAGGTCTTGGACTAGTCCTAAGTCCAGTGGCCACTGA
- the Srsf10 gene encoding serine/arginine-rich splicing factor 10 isoform X1, whose product MMAKIKGVIPDDVRDAEDALHNLDRKWICGRQIEIQFAQGDRKTPNQMKAKEGRNVYSSSRYDDYDRYRRSRSRSYERRRSRSRSFDYNYRRSYSPRNSRPTGRPRRSRSHSDNDRFKHRNRSFSRSKSNSRSRSKSQPKKEMKAKSRSRSASHTKTRGTSKTDSKTHYKSGSRYEKESRKKEPPRSKSQSRSQSRSRSKSRSRSWTSPKSSGH is encoded by the exons ATGATGGCCAAGATTAAAGGAGTCATACCTGAT GATGTTCGTGATGCTGAAGATGCTTTACATAATTTGGACAGAAAATGGATTTGTGGACGTCAAATCGAAATACAGTTTGCACAGGGAGATCGAAAGA CACCAAATCAAATGAAAGCCAAGGAAGGGAGGAATGTGTACAGTTCTTCGCGCTATGATGATTATGACAGATACAGACGTTCTAGAAGCCGAAGTTATGAAAGGAGGAGGTCAAGAAGTCGGTCTTTTGATTACAACTATAGAAGATCTTATAGTCCTAGAAA CAGTAGACCGACTGGAAGACCACGGCGTAGCAGAAGCCATTCCGACAATGATAG ATTCAAACACCGAAATCGATCTTTTTCAAGATCTAAATCCAATTCAAGATCACGGTCCAAGTCCCAGcccaagaaagaaatgaaggctaAATCACGTTCTAGGTCTGCATCTCACACCAAAACTAGAGGCACTTCTAAAACAGATTCCAAAACACATTATAAGTCTGGCTCAAGATATGAAAAGGAATCAAGGAAAAAAGAACCACCTAGATCCAAATCTCAGTCAAGATCACAGTCTAGGTCTAGGTCAAAATCTAGATCAAGGTCTTGGACTAGTCCTAAGTCCAGTGGCCACTGA
- the Srsf10 gene encoding serine/arginine-rich splicing factor 10 isoform X4 — protein sequence MSRYLRPPNTSLFVRNVADDTRSEDLRREFGRYGPIVDVYVPLDFYTRRPRGFAYVQFEDVRDAEDALHNLDRKWICGRQIEIQFAQGDRKTPNQMKAKEGRNVYSSSRYDDYDRYRRSRSRSYERRRSRSRSFDYNYRRSYSPRNRPTGRPRRSRSHSDNDRFKHRNRSFSRSKSNSRSRSKSQPKKEMKAKSRSRSASHTKTRGTSKTDSKTHYKSGSRYEKESRKKEPPRSKSQSRSQSRSRSKSRSRSWTSPKSSGH from the exons ATGTCCCGCTACCTGCGCCCCCCCAATACGTCTCTGTTCGTCAGGAACGTGGCCGACGACACCAG GTCTGAAGATTTACGGCGTGAATTTGGTCGTTATGGTCCTATAGTCGATGTGTATGTTCCACTTGATTTCTACACTCGACGGCCAAGAGGATTTGCTTATGTTCA ATTTGAGGATGTTCGTGATGCTGAAGATGCTTTACATAATTTGGACAGAAAATGGATTTGTGGACGTCAAATCGAAATACAGTTTGCACAGGGAGATCGAAAGA CACCAAATCAAATGAAAGCCAAGGAAGGGAGGAATGTGTACAGTTCTTCGCGCTATGATGATTATGACAGATACAGACGTTCTAGAAGCCGAAGTTATGAAAGGAGGAGGTCAAGAAGTCGGTCTTTTGATTACAACTATAGAAGATCTTATAGTCCTAGAAA TAGACCGACTGGAAGACCACGGCGTAGCAGAAGCCATTCCGACAATGATAG ATTCAAACACCGAAATCGATCTTTTTCAAGATCTAAATCCAATTCAAGATCACGGTCCAAGTCCCAGcccaagaaagaaatgaaggctaAATCACGTTCTAGGTCTGCATCTCACACCAAAACTAGAGGCACTTCTAAAACAGATTCCAAAACACATTATAAGTCTGGCTCAAGATATGAAAAGGAATCAAGGAAAAAAGAACCACCTAGATCCAAATCTCAGTCAAGATCACAGTCTAGGTCTAGGTCAAAATCTAGATCAAGGTCTTGGACTAGTCCTAAGTCCAGTGGCCACTGA
- the Srsf10 gene encoding serine/arginine-rich splicing factor 10 isoform X3, which produces MSRYLRPPNTSLFVRNVADDTRSEDLRREFGRYGPIVDVYVPLDFYTRRPRGFAYVQFEDVRDAEDALHNLDRKWICGRQIEIQFAQGDRKTPNQMKAKEGRNVYSSSRYDDYDRYRRSRSRSYERRRSRSRSFDYNYRRSYSPRNSRPTGRPRRSRSHSDNDRFKHRNRSFSRSKSNSRSRSKSQPKKEMKAKSRSRSASHTKTRGTSKTDSKTHYKSGSRYEKESRKKEPPRSKSQSRSQSRSRSKSRSRSWTSPKSSGH; this is translated from the exons ATGTCCCGCTACCTGCGCCCCCCCAATACGTCTCTGTTCGTCAGGAACGTGGCCGACGACACCAG GTCTGAAGATTTACGGCGTGAATTTGGTCGTTATGGTCCTATAGTCGATGTGTATGTTCCACTTGATTTCTACACTCGACGGCCAAGAGGATTTGCTTATGTTCA ATTTGAGGATGTTCGTGATGCTGAAGATGCTTTACATAATTTGGACAGAAAATGGATTTGTGGACGTCAAATCGAAATACAGTTTGCACAGGGAGATCGAAAGA CACCAAATCAAATGAAAGCCAAGGAAGGGAGGAATGTGTACAGTTCTTCGCGCTATGATGATTATGACAGATACAGACGTTCTAGAAGCCGAAGTTATGAAAGGAGGAGGTCAAGAAGTCGGTCTTTTGATTACAACTATAGAAGATCTTATAGTCCTAGAAA CAGTAGACCGACTGGAAGACCACGGCGTAGCAGAAGCCATTCCGACAATGATAG ATTCAAACACCGAAATCGATCTTTTTCAAGATCTAAATCCAATTCAAGATCACGGTCCAAGTCCCAGcccaagaaagaaatgaaggctaAATCACGTTCTAGGTCTGCATCTCACACCAAAACTAGAGGCACTTCTAAAACAGATTCCAAAACACATTATAAGTCTGGCTCAAGATATGAAAAGGAATCAAGGAAAAAAGAACCACCTAGATCCAAATCTCAGTCAAGATCACAGTCTAGGTCTAGGTCAAAATCTAGATCAAGGTCTTGGACTAGTCCTAAGTCCAGTGGCCACTGA